Part of the Leptospira montravelensis genome, CCGTGACACGAAGGATTTTACTTTTGGTTTCAGTAATGGCCGAGGCCATTCGCGGTGCATTGTCAATGAGAGACATCTCTCCGAAAATTTCTCCTGGCCCTAAAACATCGATTACATATTCAAAACCGCGAACGATTCCAAATAGTTTAACATTTCCCTCTAACACTACATAAATTTCATTGTTCTTTTCACTTTCGACAAAGAGGATTTCGCCAGCATCTAAAGTTGCTTGCATGCTCTCCCAAACAAAAGGTTTGTAATTGGATCCGATGGATCTGAGAAGTTCCGTTGCCTCCGCCACATTGGCAGTGGAATTGTTTTCCTTAGACCATTTTAAAAAAGTCTGTAATGAATAAGCTGCTAAATTTGGTTTTTGCCAAGTTAAATAGGTTCTCGCGTTGAGAAGTAATCTTTCTGGGTGGTATTCGCGGTCTGAGGGTTTGTTCGCCTTAGATAGGTGCTTTTGTAAGGTTCTTAGCTCCCTGGAATAAAGACCTAAGATCTTCATAGCGAGTTCCTTTCTTTGTTTCAGATAGGAACCCAAGAGTCGAATGGGAATTTGGACTAACTCTACATCAGTGTCCGCAAACAAAGTCACCAAAAATCGATGTTCGGTGAGAGCAGAGACTAGGCCAAAACTATCCCCCGCTTCATAAAAGGAGAGTTCGTGATCCACAACAATATGCTCAGAATCGACTGATACTCGGCCAGATCTTACAATAAAAAAGTTTCCAGTATTGATGGAATTCTGCACAACGATGGCAGCACCTTTGGAATAATTAACAACTTTGATTTCTTCTACGGACACTGAATCAAAAATAATGTGCCGGAAGCTAACCAGTCAAACATTTAAATCTTTGCTGTCATCTGATCCCAAATCAAATCGTACACTTTATTAGCAGAAATTTCTTTTCGGGGGTATGACTGACCTCCCGAAAATAAAGGGTAAAATTCCTTTTTTTCATGTATAGACCCGTGAGAGCCTTTTACCAAATGGGCATCCAAAGGGATCACATTCATAAGGTAGCGAAATCCTAGTTTTTTTTGTAATAATTTCAGCCCTACTCTCAATTTAACGCCTGGTTTTTTAGGATCTAAAAACATCTCACAAGGATCATATCCAGGTTTCCTGTGAATATCCACCAAACGAGCATAATCTGGTGCTTTCGCATCATCTAACCAGTAATAGTAGGTAAACCAAGAATCTGAATCTGCTACTAATACTAAATCACCGGAACGTTCGTGGTCCAAATGATATTTCTTTTGCGCTTTTTTATCTAAAACAAGGAGAATTCCTGGAATGTTTTTTACAATCCTTTCTACCTTTGTTTTTGTTTCGGAATCTTTGCAATAAATATGACTAATTTGGTGGTCCGAGACCGCAAACGCCTTTGACGCACCTGGATCTAAAAGTTCATACCATCGTTCCTTACGAAGTGAAAGTAAACCATTCTCTCGGAGGATTCGATTGATATGAATCGGACGATGGACTGGAGTCATTCCATATTCTGATAACAAAATGATTTTTGTATTTTGTCCTTCGTAGTATTCAATTAATTGTTTAAGAACCGTATCAATTTCTGAAAGTTCCTTTTGAATTTTTGAAAGGTCTGGTCCAAATTTTTGCAAACAATAATCTAAATGCGGAAGATAAACCAATGTGAGTGTGGGGTTATATTTTTTATCTACGAAGAGTGTTGCATCCGCTATCCATTGTGTAGATTTTATATTGGCATTTGGTCCCCAAAAATGGAAAAGTGGAAACTGACCTAGTTCATTTTGTAATTCGTCTCGAAGTTCCGGGGGATTAGAATAACAATCAGGTGCCTTCACACCATCTGCATGGTATTGTGGCCTCGGTGTCACCGAATAATCAGCACTTGCGTACATATTGTACCACCAGAACATTTTTGAACAAGTGAATTGGGGATCGATCTTCTTTGCCCTTTCCCAAATTTTTTCACTCTCTACTAGATGGTTGGATTGTTTCCAAAATTTAATTTCTGAGTCTTTGTGATCATACCAACCATTCCCAACGATTCCATGTTGGTTAGGCCACTTCCCTGTCAAATACGTGGATTGAACACTGGTAGTCACAGCAGGGATCATTGGTTCAATGAGTATTGTATTTCTTTTTTCTAAAAACTGTTTGAGAAAAGGAGTAAATTCACAAACCAAATGAGAACTAAGTCCCACAACATCGATGACAACTGTTTTTTGGAATGAGTTAGTTTTTGTTTTTTTCATTTTATAACCTATAGATTTATTTCTCTATCTAAAATTGATTTAACCCAAAATAATTCACGAATGATGGATGTAGTTATTGGAGTTTGTAATTCTTTAGGTAATACTTCCCAAGTATAAGTTTCCACTTCCAAAGCATTAGTGAAAGTAAGTTCCTTTTGTAAATTCAATAGACTAACTAATTCACTTTGAGTCGAAGATAAAAGGTCATAACTATCTAAAAATACAGGAACATGAAAATGGATTCGCCATTCCTCAAAAGGTTTAACATCTCTTTGTAAAGCATTTGGCAAATCAGGAAAGGATTCTAATTGCCCATCCTTTGACTTTATGACTACTTGGTGTAAATAAGTTGGTTCCTCAAAATGTTTTAGTAAATCCAAAGTTGGTTTAGGATTTTCTGGGAACTTTACTTTTAAAGCAGAACTAATTTGAATTCTACCCACTTTTATAGAATTTTCTCGTAACAACCTAACCACTGTATTGTTTTCTTCAAAACTCACAG contains:
- a CDS encoding alkaline phosphatase family protein, which encodes MKKTKTNSFQKTVVIDVVGLSSHLVCEFTPFLKQFLEKRNTILIEPMIPAVTTSVQSTYLTGKWPNQHGIVGNGWYDHKDSEIKFWKQSNHLVESEKIWERAKKIDPQFTCSKMFWWYNMYASADYSVTPRPQYHADGVKAPDCYSNPPELRDELQNELGQFPLFHFWGPNANIKSTQWIADATLFVDKKYNPTLTLVYLPHLDYCLQKFGPDLSKIQKELSEIDTVLKQLIEYYEGQNTKIILLSEYGMTPVHRPIHINRILRENGLLSLRKERWYELLDPGASKAFAVSDHQISHIYCKDSETKTKVERIVKNIPGILLVLDKKAQKKYHLDHERSGDLVLVADSDSWFTYYYWLDDAKAPDYARLVDIHRKPGYDPCEMFLDPKKPGVKLRVGLKLLQKKLGFRYLMNVIPLDAHLVKGSHGSIHEKKEFYPLFSGGQSYPRKEISANKVYDLIWDQMTAKI
- a CDS encoding Crp/Fnr family transcriptional regulator, yielding MSVEEIKVVNYSKGAAIVVQNSINTGNFFIVRSGRVSVDSEHIVVDHELSFYEAGDSFGLVSALTEHRFLVTLFADTDVELVQIPIRLLGSYLKQRKELAMKILGLYSRELRTLQKHLSKANKPSDREYHPERLLLNARTYLTWQKPNLAAYSLQTFLKWSKENNSTANVAEATELLRSIGSNYKPFVWESMQATLDAGEILFVESEKNNEIYVVLEGNVKLFGIVRGFEYVIDVLGPGEIFGEMSLIDNAPRMASAITETKSKILRVTADSLFESVGPSLLQKIFESIARRIWFSHQRLVILRLKTPVIRLYAYLYNSIRDQDIRLGRNLDESLANPHSIYIQMEELCNMCGIIKVKQETIKEFLSDTNLIIEPNRITIKSRKRLEEKLGHYKSKEGQIVA